One Algibacter sp. L3A6 genomic region harbors:
- a CDS encoding cell wall anchor protein: MKNTTIFIGLLFLVLFQIPTHAQVGIGTTTPDASSILDIESTTQGILTPRMTTAQRIAIASPAEGLMVFDIDEGSFFYFDGTVWVELEGSVTRDNYKLVKSAADLADELAAGGGAEYLLTTDFMYEINGTITLAAPINLNGAYLIGEDTNEDILMRAGGTIFEGDTGGSIRGLTLVASGPGAAVFNLTGSTGTERFVFRDSVVANSTSVGTISSFGLVFVSIVQYVTNAAGITYSDIDQLLLNSEGWASDNGGIYQTFTGEFDIILKQGGFSKVIGATAAIDVTGVSSLTSGNISKVNFYGGGNYVNGSSPYVGYDFSNKWDVNTPGLPVETDGVASGNFFYDGALTSGFAQTISGLTAVEVQGAGTFTSNELFRFVNPVGVTEDEDNELIYDGVKPRNFQVNASLSVRVNVSNGGASGGGGGGTISSAFYAFMIAKNGTVLIESSAIIYVLDAVQIQNVALSSNVSLNTGDSIAIYVQKLTGTGSDTLAVFSENLSIK, encoded by the coding sequence ATGAAAAACACTACTATTTTTATCGGATTATTATTTTTAGTTCTTTTTCAGATACCAACACATGCACAAGTAGGTATAGGAACAACTACTCCTGATGCTTCTTCAATTCTAGATATAGAATCTACAACTCAAGGAATTTTAACACCAAGAATGACAACTGCACAGCGAATTGCTATTGCTTCTCCTGCAGAAGGTTTAATGGTTTTTGATATCGATGAAGGTTCTTTTTTCTATTTTGACGGAACAGTTTGGGTTGAGTTAGAAGGATCAGTAACTAGAGATAATTATAAATTGGTGAAATCTGCAGCCGATTTGGCCGATGAGCTTGCTGCGGGTGGTGGAGCTGAATACTTATTAACTACCGACTTTATGTATGAAATTAATGGTACAATAACTTTGGCTGCTCCAATTAATTTAAATGGTGCTTATTTAATTGGAGAGGATACAAACGAAGATATTCTAATGCGAGCTGGAGGTACTATTTTTGAAGGTGATACTGGCGGTTCTATTAGAGGGCTTACTTTAGTTGCCTCTGGACCTGGAGCAGCAGTATTTAATCTGACGGGTAGTACTGGAACAGAGCGTTTTGTGTTTCGAGATAGTGTTGTAGCGAACTCAACTTCGGTTGGTACTATTTCCTCATTTGGACTTGTGTTTGTTAGTATTGTTCAATATGTAACCAATGCGGCGGGAATTACATATTCTGATATAGATCAATTACTTTTAAATTCTGAAGGGTGGGCTAGTGATAATGGCGGTATTTATCAAACGTTTACAGGTGAATTTGATATAATACTTAAGCAAGGTGGTTTTAGTAAAGTAATAGGCGCAACAGCAGCTATTGATGTAACTGGAGTATCTAGTTTAACTAGTGGAAATATAAGTAAGGTTAATTTTTATGGCGGAGGCAATTATGTTAATGGGTCTTCTCCTTATGTTGGGTATGATTTTTCTAACAAATGGGATGTGAATACACCAGGATTACCTGTTGAAACCGACGGGGTAGCGTCTGGTAACTTTTTTTACGATGGTGCTTTAACTAGTGGGTTTGCCCAAACTATATCGGGTTTAACGGCTGTTGAGGTTCAAGGTGCTGGAACTTTTACATCTAATGAATTATTTAGGTTTGTAAATCCAGTTGGAGTAACGGAAGATGAAGATAATGAATTGATTTATGATGGAGTGAAGCCAAGAAATTTTCAAGTTAATGCGTCTTTATCTGTTAGAGTAAATGTAAGTAATGGTGGTGCTAGCGGCGGCGGCGGCGGCGGCACCATTTCTTCTGCATTTTATGCCTTTATGATAGCAAAAAATGGTACTGTACTTATTGAATCTAGCGCAATTATATATGTATTAGATGCCGTCCAAATTCAAAATGTTGCGTTAAGTTCAAATGTGAGTTTAAATACGGGTGATTCGATAGCTATATATGTTCAAAAATTAACAGGTACCGGATCGGATACTTTAGCAGTGTTTTCAGAGAATTTAAGTATAAAATAA
- a CDS encoding carboxypeptidase-like regulatory domain-containing protein — protein MHLKTKLLIFSLFFLNLYNGFAQTATIKGIILDENNLPVEQVSIKSGTQGTISNANGFYSLTININEDVLVEFTHIAFKKISSTFNLKNGEIFEFNPVMSTSLEQIAAVVVTSNRRKDIEGIITIKPETIRKIPGANAGVENLLMTLPGVSNNNELSTQYAVRGGNYDENLVYVNDIEVYRPFLIRSGQQEGLSFVNSNLVQNVDFSAGGFQAKYGDKLSSVLDITYKTPYQFEVNADLSLLGGSLSVENISKDSKFTSIIGLRYRDNSLLVDAKETETNVKPTFADAQAFLTYKFTDKFHLSFLGNASINKYNFEPQSRQTNFGTLADPIALLVFYEGQEKDEYQTYFGAFKGTYFANDDLTLKLIASTYHTTEEEYFDILAQYRLGEVNSNIGDENLGEVEFSEGVGSQLNHGRNDLDALITNIEHKGDLRIDDNRIEWSIKYTHEDIRDRLVEWETIDSAGFSIRPPKTVTNEQPYTPFSGPLEPYQNIRATNSTQINRLQAYVQWSKRSTLGNSDVWYNAGGRIHSWSVSGDGISGGNQIVFSPRAQFTIKPNWEKDMLFRVATGLYYQPPFYRELRDASGTIQPDVKAQKSLHIVLGNDYSFKMWERPFKLTTELYYKGITDVNPYTLENVRIRYAANNNAEAYAYGLDMRLNGEFVPGTESWFSFGYLKNEENIDNRGYIARPTDQRLKFAALFQDYVPNVPNMKVYLNLVYNTGLPGGSPSYADPYDYQNRLPDYKRADLGLQFVVVDDKKQFDRGWRKPFKALSFGFEIYNMFDAQNSITNTWVRDVYSKRQYAIPNYLTPRVFNVKTSMRF, from the coding sequence ATTCATTTGAAAACAAAACTTTTAATTTTCAGTTTATTTTTTTTGAACCTTTACAATGGGTTTGCGCAAACAGCAACTATAAAAGGTATTATTTTAGATGAAAACAATTTACCCGTAGAACAGGTTAGTATTAAATCTGGCACGCAAGGCACCATTAGTAATGCTAACGGGTTTTATAGTCTAACTATAAATATAAATGAAGATGTTTTAGTTGAATTTACACATATAGCATTCAAGAAAATATCGAGTACTTTTAATTTGAAGAACGGAGAAATATTCGAATTCAACCCTGTAATGAGTACTTCTCTAGAGCAAATAGCTGCTGTTGTGGTAACGAGTAACCGTAGAAAAGATATTGAAGGTATAATTACCATAAAACCAGAAACTATTAGAAAAATACCTGGAGCTAATGCCGGTGTAGAAAACCTATTAATGACCTTGCCAGGCGTTAGTAACAATAACGAATTAAGTACGCAATACGCTGTACGTGGAGGAAACTACGATGAGAATTTGGTTTACGTGAATGATATAGAAGTGTATCGTCCGTTTTTAATTCGTTCCGGCCAACAAGAAGGTCTAAGTTTTGTAAACTCTAATTTGGTGCAAAATGTTGATTTTTCAGCAGGTGGATTTCAAGCTAAATATGGGGATAAATTATCTTCAGTTTTAGATATTACCTATAAAACACCTTACCAGTTTGAAGTTAATGCCGATTTGAGTTTACTTGGCGGAAGTCTTTCCGTAGAAAATATTAGTAAAGATTCTAAATTTACAAGCATTATAGGTTTACGTTATCGCGACAATAGTTTGCTAGTTGATGCTAAGGAAACCGAAACTAATGTTAAACCAACCTTTGCAGATGCTCAAGCATTTTTGACTTATAAATTTACCGATAAATTTCATTTGAGTTTTTTAGGAAACGCCTCTATCAATAAATATAATTTTGAACCGCAAAGCCGACAAACCAATTTTGGAACACTTGCCGATCCTATTGCGCTTTTAGTGTTTTATGAAGGTCAAGAAAAAGATGAATATCAAACCTATTTTGGAGCTTTTAAAGGAACCTATTTTGCAAACGACGATTTAACTTTAAAGCTAATAGCCTCAACTTATCATACTACAGAAGAAGAGTATTTTGATATTTTAGCACAATATAGATTAGGAGAAGTTAATAGTAATATTGGTGACGAGAATTTAGGAGAAGTAGAATTTAGCGAAGGTGTTGGGAGCCAATTAAATCATGGCCGAAACGATCTTGACGCCTTAATTACAAATATTGAACATAAAGGCGATTTAAGAATTGACGATAACCGTATTGAATGGTCTATAAAATACACTCATGAAGATATTAGAGACCGCTTAGTAGAATGGGAAACCATAGACTCGGCAGGATTCTCTATTAGGCCTCCAAAAACGGTAACAAACGAGCAACCTTATACTCCATTTAGCGGTCCGCTAGAACCTTATCAAAATATTAGAGCTACAAATAGCACACAGATTAATAGACTGCAAGCCTATGTGCAGTGGAGTAAACGCTCTACTCTAGGCAATAGCGATGTTTGGTACAATGCCGGAGGCCGCATACATAGTTGGTCCGTTTCGGGAGATGGAATATCTGGAGGCAATCAAATCGTATTTAGTCCGCGTGCACAATTCACCATAAAACCTAATTGGGAAAAAGATATGCTATTTAGAGTAGCTACAGGTTTATATTATCAGCCACCTTTCTATCGCGAATTGCGTGATGCTTCAGGAACAATTCAGCCTGATGTTAAAGCTCAAAAATCGCTTCATATTGTATTAGGTAACGATTATAGTTTTAAAATGTGGGAACGTCCCTTTAAATTAACTACCGAACTTTATTATAAAGGCATTACCGATGTTAACCCGTACACTTTAGAAAACGTACGTATTCGTTATGCAGCCAATAATAATGCTGAAGCTTATGCATACGGTTTAGATATGCGCTTAAACGGAGAGTTTGTTCCCGGAACCGAATCTTGGTTTAGTTTTGGATACTTAAAAAATGAGGAAAATATAGATAATCGCGGTTACATTGCCAGACCAACAGATCAGCGTTTAAAGTTTGCTGCCTTATTTCAAGATTATGTACCCAATGTACCAAACATGAAAGTGTATTTAAACCTTGTTTACAATACGGGCTTGCCTGGTGGATCGCCAAGTTATGCCGATCCTTACGATTATCAAAACAGATTACCAGATTACAAACGCGCCGATTTAGGATTACAATTTGTGGTAGTCGATGATAAAAAGCAATTTGATCGTGGCTGGAGAAAGCCTTTTAAAGCCTTGTCTTTTGGGTTTGAAATCTATAACATGTTTGATGCTCAAAACTCAATAACAAACACTTGGGTTCGCGATGTATATAGCAAGCGCCAATATGCGATTCCTAATTACTTAACACCGCGTGTTTTTAATGTGAAGACTAGTATGAGATTTTAA
- a CDS encoding CCC motif membrane protein: MEQQKLPNATLILVFGILSILTCCCYGIIGLILGIVAIFLANKAKQVYLENPDSYSGFQNVKIGKVLAIIGVILSVMYLLFVIWLVATFGWDTLQDQELMQEKMQEMMGQ, translated from the coding sequence ATGGAACAACAAAAATTACCCAATGCAACGCTTATTTTAGTCTTCGGAATACTATCTATCCTTACCTGCTGCTGTTATGGTATCATAGGTTTAATACTAGGTATTGTAGCTATTTTTTTAGCGAATAAAGCAAAACAAGTTTACCTTGAAAACCCCGATAGCTACTCTGGATTTCAAAATGTAAAAATAGGTAAAGTTTTAGCTATTATAGGTGTTATATTAAGCGTGATGTATCTGCTTTTTGTTATCTGGCTAGTTGCAACTTTTGGTTGGGATACATTACAGGATCAAGAATTAATGCAAGAAAAAATGCAAGAAATGATGGGGCAATAA
- a CDS encoding Smr/MutS family protein → MKFKVNDFVLVLDENLSGHIKSIAGNTISIETTDGFLLDFEAEELVKDTSKSDFSTGVFSHKSLSSVLDEKEKPGRRKSVRVKPKERFEPTMEVDLHINQLVKSSKGMSNHDMLTTQLDTARYKLDWAISKRIQKIVFIHGVGEGVLKMELEYLFGRYNNVKYYDANYQKYGLGATEVYIYQNVSTD, encoded by the coding sequence ATGAAATTTAAAGTAAACGATTTTGTTTTAGTTTTAGATGAAAACCTGTCTGGGCATATAAAATCTATTGCCGGAAATACAATATCTATTGAAACAACCGATGGTTTTTTGTTAGATTTTGAAGCCGAAGAACTCGTTAAAGATACTTCAAAGAGCGATTTTTCTACTGGTGTTTTTTCTCATAAAAGTTTAAGTTCTGTTTTAGATGAAAAAGAAAAACCAGGTCGCAGAAAATCTGTTAGAGTAAAACCAAAAGAAAGATTTGAGCCTACAATGGAGGTCGATTTACATATCAATCAGCTTGTAAAATCCTCTAAAGGCATGAGTAATCACGATATGCTAACCACCCAATTAGATACAGCAAGGTATAAGCTAGATTGGGCTATTTCTAAACGCATACAGAAAATTGTATTTATCCATGGTGTTGGAGAAGGTGTGCTTAAAATGGAATTAGAATATTTATTTGGTCGCTATAACAACGTTAAATATTACGACGCCAATTACCAAAAATATGGTTTAGGCGCCACCGAGGTTTATATTTATCAAAATGTAAGTACCGATTAA
- a CDS encoding T9SS sorting signal type C domain-containing protein encodes MTKPTQNTYKTLFTSMKNTLKKEKTSTLSIGFALFATVLTCQFAEAQLAVRNNAYVYVNDEIVFVEDDINLGEPASTIYLRTDAQVIQGTGTTGNSGEGALSVYQDGNVGVYEYNYWCSPTGLPAAAAGNGLFGITLLNDIVDDVISTSAGTTHQPGYNGTSDPLNIEPYWIWTFVNGTDYSEWNPIGNATAIPPGYGFTMKGTAGTSSNNPGDNQKYDFRGKPNTGQISVPITAGENSLVGNPYPSAMDAHAYIWDANNRNTITGTLYYWEQDPSVNSHNLNAYDGGYATYTISEDENTEIKVSAVFKTYNNDGSENGNSGTPSSGDVPTRFIPIGQGFMVLGHPSAPAMSNVNAENRHRVYEKEDGIGSAFFRSTNSKTSETVTNSLFTPVPSDYKRFRLNVDFNNLYTRQIVETFSPSATEGFDRGLESRLHDDDILSSDAYFSIENLSYLAEALVYDENLKIPFTVKIANDMPLRIRIADVQNFDSDLPIYIHDKTTDLYVNLQSQDFSVNLDAGNYTERFEVTFRADVTLATEEHLVDSMDAIQNNTTDILKVLNPSNLDIKSIFVYDVAGKQVITERPNAISNAYELSTKQLSTGVYIVKATLDNNTTFNKKIIIN; translated from the coding sequence ATGACAAAACCTACACAAAACACCTATAAAACACTTTTTACTTCGATGAAAAACACTTTAAAGAAGGAAAAAACATCAACTCTATCAATTGGATTTGCTCTATTCGCTACGGTATTAACATGCCAATTTGCCGAAGCTCAACTAGCTGTAAGAAACAATGCATATGTTTATGTAAATGATGAAATTGTATTTGTTGAAGATGATATCAACCTAGGAGAACCTGCAAGTACAATCTATTTAAGAACCGATGCTCAAGTGATACAAGGTACTGGAACTACAGGAAACTCAGGGGAAGGCGCATTAAGTGTTTACCAAGATGGAAATGTTGGTGTTTACGAATATAACTATTGGTGTTCGCCTACAGGACTTCCTGCTGCTGCTGCCGGAAATGGCTTATTTGGCATCACGCTACTTAATGATATCGTGGATGATGTAATTTCTACTTCTGCAGGTACAACCCACCAGCCTGGCTATAATGGGACATCTGACCCTTTGAATATAGAACCGTATTGGATTTGGACTTTTGTTAATGGTACAGATTATTCAGAATGGAATCCTATTGGAAACGCAACTGCAATTCCTCCAGGATACGGATTTACAATGAAAGGAACCGCTGGCACCAGCTCAAACAACCCAGGTGATAACCAAAAATATGATTTTAGAGGTAAACCTAACACAGGGCAAATAAGTGTCCCTATTACTGCAGGTGAAAATAGCTTAGTAGGTAATCCTTACCCATCTGCAATGGATGCTCATGCTTACATTTGGGATGCAAATAATAGAAATACCATTACTGGAACTTTATATTATTGGGAACAAGACCCTAGTGTGAATTCGCATAATTTAAACGCTTATGATGGTGGATATGCTACATATACAATAAGTGAAGATGAAAATACAGAAATTAAAGTAAGTGCTGTTTTTAAAACATATAATAACGATGGTTCTGAAAATGGTAATAGTGGTACTCCTTCTAGTGGTGACGTACCAACACGATTTATACCTATAGGACAAGGATTTATGGTTTTAGGACATCCTTCGGCTCCTGCCATGAGTAATGTTAATGCAGAAAATAGACATCGTGTTTATGAGAAAGAAGACGGAATTGGGAGTGCTTTTTTTAGGTCAACTAACTCTAAAACTAGCGAGACAGTAACAAATAGTCTTTTTACTCCAGTACCTTCAGATTATAAACGATTTAGATTGAATGTAGATTTCAACAACCTATATACCAGACAAATTGTAGAAACCTTTAGCCCTAGCGCTACAGAAGGTTTTGACCGTGGTTTAGAATCTAGATTGCACGATGATGATATATTATCATCGGATGCCTATTTTTCTATAGAGAATTTAAGTTATTTAGCGGAAGCCTTGGTTTACGATGAGAATCTTAAAATACCTTTCACGGTAAAAATCGCGAATGATATGCCTTTGAGAATTAGAATCGCAGACGTCCAAAATTTCGATTCAGATTTACCAATTTACATTCATGACAAAACAACTGATCTATATGTTAATTTACAAAGTCAAGACTTTAGTGTAAACCTCGATGCTGGAAATTACACGGAACGTTTTGAAGTGACATTTAGAGCAGACGTTACATTGGCTACCGAAGAACATCTTGTGGATAGCATGGACGCTATTCAAAATAATACAACAGATATCCTTAAGGTTTTAAATCCTTCGAATTTAGATATTAAATCTATTTTTGTTTACGATGTTGCTGGCAAACAAGTAATAACAGAAAGACCTAATGCCATTTCTAATGCTTACGAGCTTTCTACAAAACAACTTAGTACAGGTGTTTATATTGTAAAAGCAACGCTAGATAACAACACAACATTCAATAAAAAGATAATTATTAATTAA
- a CDS encoding cysteine desulfurase family protein, with the protein MKPVYFDNAATTELRHEVIDVMAQVLKANFGNPSSSHSFGRSSKSLIEKSRKAIASCLNVSASEIIFTSGGTEADNLILNSAVRDLGVKHIITTKIEHHAVLHTVEALQESHNIDVSFVNLDSKGNLDFNHLESLLQTETKTLVSLMHINNEIGNITDIKHVSNLCKANNALFHSDAVQSVGHYNLDLQDIQVDFIAAAGHKFHGPKGVGFAFIRKNIGYLKPLIFGGEQERGLRAGTESVHNIAGLEAALKLCHERAEEEHEYINGLKLYFINEIKAALPGVTFNGESENLEKSTYTLINVCLPIPANKSAMLLFQLDLKGIACSKGSACQSGSNKKSHVLSEILSGDDLEKPSLRFSFSIFNTKEEVDYVISILKEFA; encoded by the coding sequence ATGAAACCAGTATATTTTGATAATGCCGCAACAACAGAATTGAGACATGAAGTTATTGATGTTATGGCGCAAGTTTTGAAAGCAAACTTCGGAAACCCATCGTCTTCACACAGTTTCGGGAGGTCTTCAAAATCTTTAATCGAAAAATCTAGAAAGGCCATAGCGAGTTGTTTAAATGTTTCGGCTAGTGAAATTATTTTTACATCGGGTGGCACAGAGGCTGATAATTTAATTTTGAATAGTGCCGTTCGCGATTTAGGCGTTAAGCATATTATAACCACAAAAATTGAACATCATGCCGTTTTACATACAGTAGAAGCTTTACAGGAAAGCCATAACATTGATGTCAGTTTTGTTAATTTGGACAGCAAAGGGAATTTGGATTTTAATCATTTGGAATCCTTATTACAAACAGAAACCAAAACATTGGTGAGCTTAATGCACATTAATAATGAAATTGGCAACATTACCGATATTAAGCATGTTTCTAATTTATGTAAAGCTAATAATGCACTTTTCCATAGTGATGCCGTACAATCTGTAGGGCACTATAATTTAGATTTACAAGATATTCAAGTTGATTTTATAGCTGCAGCAGGTCATAAATTCCATGGCCCAAAAGGTGTTGGTTTTGCTTTTATCAGAAAAAATATAGGATACCTTAAACCTTTAATTTTTGGAGGAGAGCAAGAACGCGGACTTCGAGCAGGTACAGAGAGTGTGCATAATATTGCTGGTTTAGAGGCGGCTCTAAAATTATGTCACGAACGTGCAGAAGAAGAGCATGAATATATTAATGGCCTGAAATTATATTTTATAAATGAAATTAAGGCGGCTTTACCGGGTGTTACCTTTAATGGAGAGTCAGAGAATTTAGAAAAAAGCACCTATACCTTAATTAATGTTTGCTTGCCAATTCCGGCAAATAAATCTGCTATGTTGCTCTTTCAATTAGATTTAAAAGGTATTGCTTGTTCTAAAGGGAGTGCGTGTCAAAGTGGAAGTAATAAAAAATCGCATGTTTTATCCGAAATATTATCAGGTGACGATTTAGAAAAACCATCTTTAAGGTTCTCGTTTAGTATTTTTAATACAAAAGAGGAGGTTGACTATGTGATTTCTATTTTGAAGGAATTCGCTTAA
- the rocD gene encoding ornithine--oxo-acid transaminase, whose protein sequence is MAVLDQLTSQQAIDLENKYGAHNYHPLPVVLSRGEGVYVWDVEGEKYYDFLSAYSAVNQGHCHPKIVGAMTEQAQTLTLTSRAFYNDVLGKFEKYATETFNYDKLLPMNTGAEAVETALKLCRKWAYEVKGIDENEAEIVVCENNFHGRTTTIISFSNDPVARKNFGPYTKGFIKIEYDNLKALEDVLVNNKNVAGFLVEPIQGEAGVYVPSEGYLASAKALCEKHNVLFIADEVQTGIARTGRLLATCGNCSCADKHCSGTPEVKADILILGKALSGGAYPVSAVLANNEIMNVIKPGNHGSTFGGNPIAAAVGIAALDVIKDEELANNAFELGELFRSELSKFIETSSIVNGVRGKGLLNAILINDTEESDTAWNICMALRDNGLLAKPTHGNIIRFAPPLVMTRAQLLDCVSIITKTLSQFEK, encoded by the coding sequence ATGGCTGTTTTAGACCAATTAACTTCGCAACAAGCGATAGATTTAGAAAACAAGTATGGTGCACACAATTACCATCCACTACCCGTAGTATTGAGTAGAGGAGAAGGTGTGTATGTTTGGGATGTAGAGGGGGAGAAATATTACGATTTCTTGTCGGCCTACTCTGCGGTAAACCAAGGGCATTGTCATCCAAAAATTGTTGGAGCCATGACAGAGCAAGCGCAAACATTAACCTTAACCTCTAGAGCGTTTTATAATGATGTGCTTGGTAAGTTTGAAAAATACGCTACAGAAACTTTTAATTACGATAAGTTATTACCAATGAATACGGGTGCAGAAGCTGTAGAAACAGCTTTGAAACTATGTAGAAAATGGGCTTACGAAGTAAAAGGTATTGATGAGAATGAAGCTGAAATTGTAGTTTGTGAAAATAATTTTCATGGGCGTACCACAACCATTATTTCGTTTAGTAACGATCCTGTAGCTAGAAAGAACTTTGGCCCTTATACAAAAGGATTCATTAAAATTGAATACGATAACCTAAAAGCACTAGAAGATGTTTTAGTGAATAATAAAAACGTTGCTGGTTTTCTTGTAGAACCTATTCAAGGTGAAGCTGGAGTTTACGTGCCAAGCGAAGGTTATTTAGCTTCGGCAAAAGCACTTTGTGAAAAACACAATGTTTTATTTATAGCAGATGAAGTGCAAACAGGTATTGCAAGAACAGGGCGTTTATTAGCAACTTGTGGAAACTGTAGTTGTGCAGATAAACATTGTTCTGGAACTCCTGAAGTAAAAGCTGATATTTTAATATTAGGAAAAGCTTTATCTGGAGGTGCATATCCTGTATCTGCTGTTTTAGCTAATAACGAAATTATGAATGTTATAAAGCCAGGAAATCACGGTAGTACTTTTGGAGGAAATCCAATTGCAGCGGCCGTTGGTATCGCAGCTTTAGATGTTATTAAAGATGAAGAATTAGCTAATAATGCTTTTGAGTTAGGTGAGTTATTTAGATCGGAATTGTCTAAATTTATTGAAACAAGTTCTATAGTAAATGGTGTTAGAGGAAAAGGTCTTCTAAATGCTATTTTAATAAACGATACAGAAGAAAGTGATACAGCTTGGAATATATGTATGGCTTTACGCGATAATGGCTTACTAGCAAAACCAACGCATGGTAATATTATTCGTTTTGCACCACCTTTGGTGATGACGAGGGCGCAATTATTAGACTGTGTTTCTATTATAACAAAAACACTTTCTCAATTTGAAAAGTAA
- a CDS encoding DUF2752 domain-containing protein: MQSLEKYMLPCLNKKLFGVECMGCGIQRSISLIFQGDFIAAFKMYPAIYTLILLFGFVALNFYKKFDFSYKIIVALGIINVIIILTSFVIKTFYI, encoded by the coding sequence ATGCAATCTCTAGAAAAATACATGCTTCCATGCCTCAATAAAAAACTATTTGGTGTAGAATGTATGGGCTGCGGTATACAGCGCTCTATTTCATTAATTTTTCAAGGTGACTTTATTGCTGCTTTTAAAATGTATCCTGCTATTTATACTTTAATACTACTCTTTGGATTTGTTGCACTAAACTTTTATAAAAAATTCGATTTTTCTTACAAAATAATTGTTGCCTTAGGAATAATAAATGTGATTATTATTTTAACAAGCTTCGTAATAAAAACCTTTTATATTTAA